One stretch of Lachnospiraceae bacterium oral taxon 096 DNA includes these proteins:
- the accB gene encoding acetyl-CoA carboxylase biotin carboxyl carrier protein: MKVEEIIQLLEAVSKNNIDQLSVTSDDGKEIVITNNDAKSVVVAPEAVVPVVPTAPVAPAQVAVAPAQVAAVPAPVAAVPTPAAPEEKGQLVKSPLVGTFYNAPSPDSPAYVKVGDTVKKGQILGIIEAMKLMNEIESDYDGVVTEILIKNEETVEFGQPLFRIG, from the coding sequence ATGAAGGTAGAAGAGATTATTCAGTTGCTTGAGGCAGTGAGCAAAAATAATATTGATCAGTTGAGTGTGACATCAGATGATGGAAAAGAAATTGTGATCACGAACAATGATGCTAAGTCAGTTGTCGTTGCACCAGAGGCCGTGGTACCAGTAGTGCCAACGGCACCTGTAGCACCAGCCCAAGTGGCTGTAGCACCGGCTCAAGTGGCTGCAGTGCCAGCACCAGTGGCCGCAGTCCCAACTCCAGCAGCACCAGAGGAAAAGGGACAGCTTGTGAAGTCTCCATTGGTGGGAACTTTTTACAATGCACCATCTCCAGATTCACCAGCTTATGTCAAGGTTGGCGACACTGTGAAGAAGGGACAAATTCTTGGTATCATTGAAGCTATGAAGCTGATGAATGAGATTGAGAGCGATTATGATGGTGTTGTGACAGAGATTTTGATTAAAAATGAAGAAACTGTAGAGTTTGGACAGCCGTTGTTCAGAATCGGATAG
- the fabZ gene encoding 3-hydroxyacyl-ACP dehydratase FabZ — protein MLGIKEIQEILPHRHPFLLVDCIEEYEPGVRAIGYKCVTFNEPFFAGHFPGLPVMPGVLIMEALAQTGAVAILSKEENKGKVAFFGGMDKVKFKRKVVPGDRLKLSCEIIKQKGPLGVGKAVATVDGEIAAMGELTFMVG, from the coding sequence ATGCTGGGAATCAAAGAAATTCAAGAAATTTTGCCACATCGACATCCATTTTTATTGGTGGATTGCATTGAGGAGTATGAACCAGGTGTGCGTGCTATTGGTTACAAATGTGTGACATTTAATGAGCCATTTTTTGCAGGTCACTTTCCAGGTCTTCCAGTGATGCCAGGGGTATTGATTATGGAAGCCTTGGCACAGACAGGAGCAGTAGCCATCCTTTCAAAGGAGGAGAATAAGGGAAAGGTTGCTTTCTTTGGTGGTATGGACAAGGTAAAGTTTAAGAGAAAAGTGGTTCCTGGCGATCGTTTAAAATTAAGTTGTGAAATTATTAAGCAAAAGGGACCTCTGGGTGTAGGCAAGGCTGTAGCGACTGTGGACGGAGAGATTGCCGCAATGGGAGAATTGACCTTTATGGTTGGATAA
- a CDS encoding acetyl-CoA carboxylase biotin carboxylase subunit: protein MFQKILIANRGEIAVRIIRACREMGIKSVAVYSEADRNCLHTLLADEAICIGPAPANQSYLNMERILSAAIVMGVDAIHPGFGFLSENARFAKHCKECNIKFIGPDSEIIAKMGDKAAARDTMIAAGVPVIPGAKGSVKQVEEALEEAKEIGFPVMIKAAAGGGGKGMRVSYGEDDFRENFLNAQQESIKGFSDDTMYLEKYIEKPRHVEFQIMADAHGNVVHLGERDCSIQRRHQKVLEESPSIALDADLRKRMGDVAVKAAKAANYENAGTIEFLLDRHKNFYFMEMNTRIQVEHPVTEMVTGLDLIKLQIKVAAGEKLPITQDDVKVQGHSIECRINAENPEKRFRPSPGKLTTVHVPGGNGIRVDSHIYTDYVVPPNYDSMLLKLIVHGDTRQEAIEKMRSALGEIVIEGVDTNIDFDYSIINHEAFERGDTDTNFIETYFADYLK, encoded by the coding sequence ATGTTTCAAAAAATTTTGATTGCAAATCGCGGAGAGATTGCCGTGCGTATTATTCGTGCCTGCCGAGAGATGGGGATTAAGAGTGTCGCTGTATATTCGGAGGCAGATCGCAACTGTTTACATACATTGTTGGCAGATGAGGCCATTTGTATTGGACCAGCACCAGCGAACCAAAGTTATTTGAATATGGAGAGGATTCTCTCTGCGGCCATTGTCATGGGTGTAGATGCCATTCATCCAGGATTTGGTTTCTTGTCAGAAAATGCACGATTTGCAAAGCATTGCAAGGAGTGTAATATTAAGTTTATTGGTCCAGATAGCGAAATTATTGCAAAGATGGGCGATAAGGCAGCAGCCAGAGATACCATGATTGCTGCTGGCGTGCCAGTTATCCCAGGAGCAAAAGGCAGTGTAAAACAGGTAGAAGAAGCTCTTGAGGAGGCAAAGGAAATAGGATTTCCTGTTATGATTAAGGCGGCCGCTGGTGGTGGCGGAAAAGGGATGAGAGTGTCCTATGGAGAGGACGACTTTAGAGAGAATTTTTTGAATGCACAACAGGAGTCAATTAAGGGATTTTCTGATGACACGATGTACCTAGAAAAGTATATTGAAAAACCTCGTCATGTGGAGTTTCAAATTATGGCGGATGCCCATGGCAATGTGGTACATCTTGGCGAAAGAGACTGTTCAATTCAGAGAAGACATCAAAAGGTACTAGAAGAATCTCCATCCATTGCCCTTGATGCCGATTTGAGAAAGCGTATGGGCGATGTTGCTGTAAAGGCTGCTAAGGCAGCGAACTATGAGAATGCAGGAACCATTGAGTTTTTGCTCGATAGACATAAGAATTTCTATTTTATGGAGATGAATACTCGAATTCAGGTGGAGCATCCAGTGACAGAGATGGTGACAGGGCTTGATTTGATTAAGTTGCAAATTAAAGTTGCAGCGGGAGAAAAGTTGCCAATTACACAGGATGATGTCAAGGTACAGGGACATTCTATTGAGTGCAGAATCAATGCAGAAAATCCAGAGAAGAGATTTCGCCCATCACCAGGAAAGTTGACGACAGTTCATGTGCCAGGTGGCAATGGTATTCGTGTGGATTCTCATATCTATACAGACTATGTGGTTCCACCAAATTATGATTCTATGCTTTTAAAATTAATTGTACATGGCGACACAAGGCAGGAGGCGATTGAAAAGATGCGTTCGGCCTTGGGTGAGATTGTCATTGAAGGCGTGGACACCAATATTGATTTTGATTACAGTATTATCAATCACGAGGCATTTGAGCGTGGAGATACCGACACAAATTTTATAGAGACATATTTTGCAGATTATTTAAAATAA
- the fabD gene encoding ACP S-malonyltransferase — translation MKTAFLFPGQGAQKTGMGKSFYDVDADARAVFDEASKLLGIDMAALCFEPDERLNLTEYTQAAMVTTGIAMLKVLEKNHIKADVSAGLSLGEYESLYYAGVLSAKDAIRTVRKRGILMQEAVPAGVGAMAAVLRLDIPVIEETIKDIEGVWIANYNCPGQIVISGTKEGVEKASEKLKEAGAKRVLPLKVSGPFHSPLLSEAGEKLYEFLEDVKFSQVEHPYVANYTAEYVKDSENIRELLKKQVSGSVKFEQSIRTMLADGVDTFIEVGPGKTLSGFVKTIDPSVRIRNIETMEDLQALVAEGL, via the coding sequence ATGAAGACAGCATTTTTATTTCCGGGACAGGGAGCACAAAAGACAGGAATGGGAAAGAGTTTCTATGATGTAGACGCAGACGCAAGAGCAGTCTTTGACGAGGCTTCAAAGCTCTTGGGAATAGATATGGCTGCCCTCTGTTTTGAACCAGATGAACGATTAAATTTAACGGAGTACACACAGGCAGCGATGGTGACAACAGGCATTGCCATGTTAAAGGTGCTTGAAAAGAATCATATCAAGGCCGATGTCAGTGCAGGTTTAAGTCTCGGAGAGTACGAGAGCCTGTACTATGCAGGAGTGCTTTCAGCAAAGGATGCCATTCGAACTGTTCGAAAGAGAGGAATCTTAATGCAGGAGGCTGTTCCAGCAGGTGTTGGTGCTATGGCTGCTGTGCTTCGACTTGACATTCCAGTGATTGAGGAAACAATTAAAGATATTGAGGGCGTTTGGATTGCCAATTATAACTGTCCAGGACAGATTGTTATCTCAGGAACAAAAGAAGGTGTCGAGAAGGCATCAGAGAAATTAAAGGAAGCAGGTGCAAAGCGTGTGCTTCCACTAAAGGTGAGTGGACCATTCCATTCTCCACTTCTTTCTGAGGCTGGAGAGAAGCTCTATGAATTTTTAGAGGATGTGAAATTTTCACAAGTTGAGCATCCATATGTGGCGAATTATACCGCAGAGTATGTCAAAGACTCAGAGAATATCAGAGAATTATTAAAAAAGCAGGTCAGTGGATCTGTAAAATTTGAACAGAGTATCCGCACAATGCTGGCCGACGGCGTGGATACATTTATTGAGGTCGGACCGGGCAAGACGCTCAGTGGATTTGTAAAGACAATTGATCCAAGTGTGAGAATTAGAAATATAGAAACAATGGAAGACCTTCAGGCTCTTGTGGCTGAGGGTTTATAG
- the fabF gene encoding beta-ketoacyl-ACP synthase II: MKRRVVVTGMGAITPIGLGVEEFWNACKEGKCGIGPITYYDTTDFKAKLAAQVKDFDPAKYMDAKQARRMEQFAQFAVAASKEAIEDAGLDMEKEDPYRVGTAIGSGIGSLQAMEREYDKMVNKGPNRVAPLLVPLMISNMASGNVAIQFGLKGKNINVVTACATGTNSIGEAFRSIVYGEADVMVAGGTESSIARIGMAGFTSLTALNTTEDASRASIPFDKDRAGFVMGEGSGVMVLEELEHALKRGAKIYAEVAGYGATCDAFHITSPAEDGEGAAMAMKLAIEDAGLQPEDVDYVNAHGTSTHHNDLFETMAIKRALGEHAYKVKVNSTKSMIGHLLGAAGGVEGIVCVKSIEDNYVHQTVGLQNPGEGCDLDYCKDGGVETKVDVAISNSLGFGGHNATILFKRYK, translated from the coding sequence ATGAAAAGACGAGTTGTCGTGACAGGTATGGGTGCCATTACCCCTATTGGACTGGGCGTAGAGGAGTTTTGGAACGCTTGCAAAGAGGGAAAATGTGGCATTGGACCAATTACATATTATGATACTACAGATTTTAAGGCAAAGCTTGCTGCACAGGTAAAGGATTTTGATCCAGCAAAGTATATGGATGCCAAGCAGGCAAGAAGAATGGAACAATTTGCTCAATTTGCAGTTGCTGCGAGCAAGGAGGCCATCGAAGATGCGGGATTAGATATGGAGAAGGAAGATCCCTATCGTGTGGGAACAGCCATTGGTTCTGGCATTGGAAGCCTTCAGGCAATGGAACGAGAATATGATAAGATGGTCAATAAAGGACCAAATCGTGTAGCTCCTCTATTGGTTCCACTGATGATTTCGAATATGGCATCGGGAAATGTAGCCATTCAATTTGGCTTAAAGGGAAAGAACATTAATGTGGTGACAGCTTGCGCAACAGGCACAAATTCTATTGGCGAAGCATTTCGAAGCATTGTCTATGGCGAGGCTGATGTGATGGTTGCTGGTGGAACAGAAAGCTCTATTGCAAGAATTGGTATGGCAGGATTTACTTCATTGACCGCATTAAATACAACAGAGGATGCTTCGAGAGCCTCTATTCCATTTGACAAAGACCGTGCAGGTTTTGTTATGGGAGAGGGAAGTGGTGTTATGGTCTTAGAGGAGTTAGAGCATGCACTAAAGAGGGGAGCAAAGATCTATGCAGAAGTTGCCGGCTATGGTGCAACTTGTGATGCATTCCATATCACTTCACCAGCTGAGGACGGTGAGGGTGCAGCAATGGCGATGAAGTTGGCGATCGAAGATGCTGGACTTCAGCCAGAGGATGTTGACTATGTCAATGCTCATGGAACAAGTACGCATCACAATGATCTCTTTGAAACCATGGCAATTAAGCGTGCATTGGGCGAGCATGCCTATAAGGTAAAGGTCAATTCGACAAAGTCAATGATTGGTCACCTTTTGGGTGCTGCAGGTGGTGTAGAAGGCATTGTGTGTGTCAAGTCCATTGAGGACAACTATGTACATCAGACAGTAGGATTACAGAATCCAGGAGAAGGATGCGATCTTGACTATTGTAAAGATGGCGGAGTAGAGACGAAAGTGGATGTGGCGATTAGCAATTCCTTAGGTTTTGGTGGACATAATGCGACAATTCTTTTTAAGAGGTATAAATAA
- the fabG gene encoding 3-oxoacyl-[acyl-carrier-protein] reductase: MGRLTGKTALVTGAAKGIGKAIALQMAAEGAHVIVNFNGSLERANQTVEEIVAAGGSAEVYQCDVSDYSAVTKMIGTIIEKCGKLDVLVNNAGITRDGLLMRMSEEMFDDVIAANLKGCFNCMQVASRYMIKARSGRIINMSSVSGVLGNAGQVNYSASKAGIIGMTKSAAREMAARGITVNAIAPGFIATDMTAILSEKAKEAILASIPLGYMGTPEDIAATAVFLASDEAKYITGQTISVDGGMSMQ, from the coding sequence ATGGGAAGACTGACAGGAAAGACTGCACTTGTGACTGGAGCAGCAAAAGGAATTGGTAAGGCCATTGCATTACAAATGGCTGCAGAGGGTGCACATGTTATTGTCAACTTTAATGGTTCTTTGGAGAGAGCAAACCAGACGGTGGAGGAGATTGTAGCAGCAGGTGGCAGTGCAGAAGTTTATCAATGTGATGTCTCTGACTATTCGGCAGTGACAAAGATGATCGGTACCATTATTGAAAAATGTGGAAAATTAGATGTGCTGGTCAATAATGCGGGTATCACAAGGGATGGTCTCTTGATGAGAATGAGCGAAGAGATGTTTGATGATGTTATTGCAGCAAATTTAAAGGGATGCTTTAACTGCATGCAGGTGGCATCTAGATATATGATTAAGGCAAGAAGTGGCAGAATTATTAATATGTCCTCTGTGTCGGGTGTGCTTGGCAATGCTGGGCAGGTGAATTATTCGGCAAGTAAGGCAGGAATAATTGGTATGACGAAGTCGGCTGCTAGAGAGATGGCCGCAAGGGGAATTACTGTCAATGCGATTGCACCGGGCTTTATTGCAACAGATATGACTGCGATATTGTCAGAAAAGGCAAAAGAGGCAATTTTGGCAAGTATTCCGCTCGGATATATGGGAACACCAGAAGATATTGCCGCTACAGCGGTATTTTTAGCAAGCGATGAGGCAAAGTATATTACAGGGCAGACGATCAGTGTGGATGGCGGTATGTCCATGCAATAG